One genomic segment of Flagellimonas marinaquae includes these proteins:
- a CDS encoding DUF6452 family protein yields MKKIIPILLIASLLFYVSSCEKDDICVEGDTPLLVIGFFDAEDTTEAKQVTSIRIKNIDIDSILDNDSFNDRSDSPDSLSVPLRSTAVTTMYQLISNSDDDAETELETGNIDTLTITYELSEAFVSRACGFVVNYNNIEVSLTEDSDNWVQDISVVQPNVENTDNIHVKILH; encoded by the coding sequence ATGAAGAAAATAATCCCCATCCTGCTTATTGCATCTTTACTCTTCTATGTTTCCTCGTGTGAAAAGGACGATATCTGTGTAGAAGGTGATACCCCTTTGTTGGTCATTGGTTTTTTTGATGCTGAAGATACCACCGAAGCAAAACAAGTAACATCCATTCGAATAAAAAACATCGATATAGACAGTATATTGGATAATGACAGTTTTAACGACAGATCGGATTCACCCGACTCCCTATCGGTACCTTTAAGAAGTACCGCCGTTACCACAATGTACCAACTCATCTCCAATTCTGATGACGATGCGGAAACCGAATTGGAAACGGGAAATATAGATACTTTAACAATCACCTATGAACTTAGTGAGGCTTTTGTTTCCCGAGCATGTGGCTTTGTGGTGAACTATAACAATATTGAGGTTAGCTTGACCGAGGACAGCGACAACTGGGTCCAGGATATCAGCGTTGTACAACCGAACGTAGAAAATACAGATAACATCCATGTTAAAATATTGCATTAG
- a CDS encoding DUF6048 family protein, with translation MLKYCISIFIGLLPFLSLAQSETIDLSQKDTVQYKDPYGLRVGVDLSKLVLSFVDEDYTGLELVGDFRLTRKLYLAAEIGNETKRQDENLNNTLLYDYETSGSYIKAGIDINTYDNWYGMNNAITIGGRVAFSSFSQTLNDYSLYETDQFFNPEFLPGENPNREFDGLSATWLEFVAGAKVELFANIFVGMSARMGFLITNTENEEFPNLWIPGFNKVTEGSSFGVSYNYSISYFIPLYKKAKQKKAQKKQSDE, from the coding sequence ATGTTAAAATATTGCATTAGTATTTTTATTGGTCTATTGCCATTTTTATCACTGGCCCAAAGTGAAACGATAGATCTATCGCAAAAGGACACTGTACAGTACAAAGACCCCTATGGCCTCCGTGTAGGTGTGGACCTGAGCAAATTGGTGCTATCTTTTGTTGATGAGGATTACACCGGATTGGAACTGGTCGGAGATTTTAGGCTTACCCGCAAATTGTATCTGGCCGCAGAAATAGGGAACGAAACCAAAAGACAAGACGAAAACCTGAACAATACTCTACTCTACGATTACGAAACATCTGGAAGTTATATTAAAGCAGGAATCGACATAAATACTTACGACAACTGGTACGGCATGAACAATGCCATTACCATAGGAGGTCGTGTGGCCTTTTCAAGTTTCAGTCAAACTTTGAACGATTATAGTCTTTACGAGACCGATCAATTTTTTAATCCAGAATTTTTGCCCGGAGAAAATCCCAATCGAGAGTTTGATGGGCTTTCCGCTACGTGGTTGGAGTTTGTTGCCGGTGCGAAAGTTGAACTGTTCGCCAATATTTTTGTAGGTATGAGTGCCCGCATGGGGTTTTTGATAACCAATACAGAAAATGAAGAGTTTCCCAATCTATGGATCCCTGGGTTTAACAAAGTTACCGAAGGTAGTAGTTTTGGGGTAAGTTACAACTATTCTATTTCCTACTTTATTCCATTGTACAAAAAGGCCAAACAAAAAAAGGCACAAAAAAAACAATCGGATGAATAA
- a CDS encoding VOC family protein, which produces MNKVQIDYVEFKALDLVKTKTFYKDTLGWQFTDYGPSYTSFSESGISGGFELTDQPIINGALIVLYHEDLETIQNKITAAGGTISKEIFEFPGGRRFHFFDPSGNELAIWSDQ; this is translated from the coding sequence ATGAATAAGGTCCAAATCGATTATGTGGAGTTTAAAGCGTTGGATTTGGTAAAGACCAAGACTTTTTACAAAGATACTTTGGGTTGGCAGTTTACCGATTATGGCCCCAGTTACACGTCGTTCTCCGAAAGTGGAATTTCAGGTGGTTTTGAACTTACGGACCAACCTATAATCAATGGCGCATTGATCGTGCTTTACCATGAGGATTTGGAAACCATCCAAAATAAGATTACTGCGGCAGGCGGCACCATCTCCAAAGAGATATTTGAATTCCCGGGTGGGAGAAGATTCCATTTTTTCGATCCATCGGGCAACGAACTTGCGATTTGGTCCGACCAGTGA
- a CDS encoding THUMP domain-containing class I SAM-dependent RNA methyltransferase, translating into MSGNFKMMAKTLYGFEPILAKELRNLGAGNVEEGVRNVTFEGDMGFMYKANLCLRTALKVFKPIKTFRVFNEKDLYRNIYELDWPSIFDIGKTFAIDSIANTPVFDNTMFISLKTKDAIVDKFRDIMQDRPNVKTQDPDIRINIHIYKNICTVSLDSSGSSLHQRGYRISTNIAPINEVLAAGLLLHSGWDGQTDFFDPMCGSGTFLIEAAMIACNIPANINRESYAFMNWKDYDADLHDKIVDASLKKVREFHHKIIGYDKAPSAVRKTQENVDHANLTEYISVNRKDFFREDKPTEGKLHMVFNPPYGERLPIEMEIFYGKIGDTLKQVYAGTEAWLITSNMEALKHVGLKPSRKIKTFNGKLEARLVKYEIYEGSKKAKKQKID; encoded by the coding sequence ATGTCGGGAAATTTTAAAATGATGGCCAAAACCCTCTACGGATTCGAACCGATATTGGCCAAGGAACTTCGTAACCTTGGTGCGGGCAATGTGGAAGAAGGGGTAAGGAACGTAACTTTTGAAGGGGATATGGGTTTTATGTACAAGGCCAACTTGTGCCTTAGAACTGCCCTGAAGGTATTTAAGCCTATAAAAACCTTTCGTGTTTTCAACGAAAAGGACCTTTATAGGAATATTTACGAACTGGATTGGCCAAGTATTTTTGATATAGGAAAAACATTTGCGATAGATAGTATTGCGAACACTCCTGTTTTTGATAATACCATGTTTATTTCTTTAAAGACCAAGGATGCCATCGTGGACAAGTTTAGGGATATAATGCAGGATCGCCCGAATGTGAAGACCCAGGACCCTGATATTAGGATCAACATACACATTTATAAAAATATATGTACGGTATCCTTGGATAGTTCCGGTAGTTCCCTGCATCAGCGAGGGTATCGGATTTCAACGAACATTGCACCAATCAACGAGGTTTTGGCTGCAGGCTTGCTCTTGCATAGTGGATGGGACGGTCAAACGGATTTTTTTGACCCTATGTGCGGGAGTGGTACATTTTTGATCGAGGCGGCGATGATCGCTTGTAATATTCCCGCAAACATTAATCGGGAATCCTATGCTTTTATGAACTGGAAGGACTATGATGCCGATCTTCATGACAAAATTGTTGATGCAAGCTTAAAAAAGGTGAGGGAATTCCATCATAAAATAATAGGGTATGACAAAGCTCCTTCAGCTGTTCGAAAAACCCAAGAGAATGTAGATCATGCCAATTTAACCGAGTATATAAGTGTGAACCGCAAAGATTTTTTTAGGGAGGATAAACCAACGGAGGGTAAGCTTCATATGGTTTTTAATCCCCCTTATGGGGAACGGTTACCCATTGAAATGGAGATTTTCTACGGAAAAATAGGGGATACCCTAAAACAGGTATACGCAGGAACCGAAGCTTGGTTGATTACCTCAAATATGGAGGCATTAAAACATGTAGGTCTAAAACCATCAAGAAAGATAAAAACATTTAACGGTAAATTGGAGGCCCGATTGGTTAAGTATGAAATTTACGAGGGGAGCAAAAAAGCCAAAAAACAAAAAATCGACTAA
- a CDS encoding ZIP family metal transporter, which translates to MDFPSIIIYVVPMLAVWASFGFVWFTRPKNNDNIKLLLAFSGAFLLALTFFELLPEVYVGHDPKTIAFFILGGILLQIFLEFFSKGAEHGHVHLHVKKNKFPVLLFISLSVHALVEGVPIYGNDSILYGIIIHKIPIAVILSIFLLNSKIKLSNTLMFIGAFSLMTPLGSYLSTTPWVERYGYLFNSLAIGVFFHISTIILFESAQGHAFNLRKLVVIILGIGIAYLV; encoded by the coding sequence ATGGATTTTCCTTCCATTATTATTTATGTAGTTCCCATGTTAGCGGTTTGGGCCAGTTTTGGGTTTGTTTGGTTTACAAGACCAAAGAATAACGACAACATTAAGCTATTGCTGGCATTTAGTGGCGCATTTCTATTGGCCCTGACTTTTTTTGAACTTCTTCCCGAAGTATATGTTGGGCACGACCCAAAGACCATTGCATTCTTTATTTTGGGAGGTATTTTACTACAGATATTTTTGGAGTTTTTTTCGAAAGGGGCGGAACATGGTCATGTACATCTTCATGTAAAAAAAAATAAGTTTCCTGTTCTGTTGTTCATTAGCCTGTCCGTACACGCTTTGGTAGAGGGCGTTCCCATATACGGAAACGATTCTATTTTATATGGAATTATAATACATAAAATCCCGATTGCCGTTATACTCAGCATATTTTTACTTAACTCCAAAATAAAGCTGTCCAATACATTGATGTTTATCGGGGCCTTTTCCTTAATGACACCGCTGGGGAGCTATTTGTCCACCACACCTTGGGTCGAACGGTACGGTTACCTGTTCAACTCACTTGCTATTGGGGTCTTTTTTCATATTTCCACCATTATTTTATTTGAAAGTGCCCAGGGACATGCATTCAACCTTCGTAAACTAGTGGTGATAATCTTGGGAATAGGGATAGCTTATTTGGTTTAA